The Sinomicrobium kalidii genome contains a region encoding:
- a CDS encoding S41 family peptidase: MKKIVFLFFLVFSLVCCKGNKEERSTFNAFGTSFSDLDLEKYTRSALNEDFDILIKALKEAHTGLYWYSTERQFDSVVTMQKEKIKDSLNILEFYNIVAPIIAFTKEDHCDIHLSEEVSEYLKERGKYLPLSVISLRDTVYILNNLGDDYELRRYRLSKINGRPISAIYNKIFETFASDGFIESSKIRWLDGIRFSREYAKVIEQTDSFEIEVEGLNEKNRKTYKIKATDWKALKQIDNLLKKEEIFHNTNIPASFEMTGRYTALLTINTFDNSRFRDRDMDFKIFISDVFKEIDSAKIENLIIDIRENGGGTEGNEDYLFAYLTDKDYRKYKYVELSAFSYSFYQYTDYNNSKDQKEFEKDLKEEHYLADDGRILRKPGVEKQEELKENPFLGNVYVLTSGWTYSGGAEFANLMRQHTDAVFVGEEVGGGYYGNTSGYSLELRLPHSKLKVDIPILRFVMDVEGLPFGRGALPDYDVQPTIEEYLKGNDIQLEFVNKLISNSECP; the protein is encoded by the coding sequence ATGAAGAAAATAGTATTTCTTTTCTTTTTAGTTTTTTCCTTGGTATGTTGTAAAGGAAATAAAGAAGAGAGAAGCACTTTTAATGCATTTGGGACTTCTTTTTCGGACTTAGACTTGGAGAAGTATACCAGGTCAGCGTTAAACGAGGATTTCGATATTCTTATTAAGGCTTTAAAAGAGGCTCATACAGGTCTTTACTGGTATTCTACTGAGCGGCAATTCGACAGTGTTGTAACGATGCAAAAGGAAAAAATAAAGGATAGTCTAAATATCTTGGAGTTTTATAATATAGTAGCTCCCATAATCGCTTTTACAAAGGAAGACCATTGCGATATCCATCTGTCCGAAGAAGTTTCGGAATACTTGAAAGAAAGGGGAAAATATTTACCCTTATCTGTGATAAGCTTAAGAGATACGGTTTATATATTGAATAACTTGGGTGATGACTATGAGTTAAGGAGGTATAGATTGTCAAAGATTAATGGGCGCCCTATTTCAGCCATCTACAATAAGATTTTTGAGACTTTTGCATCAGACGGCTTTATTGAATCTTCCAAAATTCGCTGGTTAGATGGTATAAGATTTTCAAGGGAATATGCAAAGGTAATTGAACAAACAGATTCTTTTGAAATAGAAGTAGAAGGATTAAATGAGAAGAATCGTAAAACTTACAAAATTAAAGCTACTGACTGGAAGGCTTTAAAACAAATCGATAACCTTCTTAAAAAAGAAGAGATATTTCATAATACGAATATACCCGCATCTTTCGAAATGACTGGTAGGTATACTGCATTGTTAACCATTAATACATTTGATAACTCACGTTTCAGAGATAGAGATATGGATTTCAAAATATTTATATCTGATGTGTTTAAGGAAATCGATAGCGCCAAAATTGAAAACCTTATTATTGACATTCGTGAAAATGGTGGTGGCACAGAGGGTAATGAAGATTATTTATTTGCGTATCTTACTGATAAAGACTATAGGAAGTACAAATATGTCGAATTGTCTGCTTTCTCCTATTCTTTTTATCAATATACAGATTATAATAATTCAAAAGATCAAAAGGAATTTGAAAAAGATCTAAAAGAAGAGCATTATTTAGCAGATGATGGAAGGATTTTGAGGAAACCTGGTGTTGAAAAGCAAGAAGAATTGAAAGAGAATCCATTTTTAGGAAATGTTTATGTGTTGACAAGTGGATGGACTTATTCAGGAGGAGCAGAGTTTGCTAATTTGATGAGGCAACATACCGATGCCGTTTTCGTTGGAGAAGAAGTTGGAGGAGGATATTACGGCAATACCAGTGGGTATAGTTTGGAATTGAGGTTACCCCATTCGAAGTTAAAAGTGGATATTCCCATTTTGAGATTTGTTATGGATGTTGAGGGCTTGCCGTTTGGAAGAGGAGCACTTCCAGATTATGATGTACAACCCACAATAGAAGAATATTTGAAGGGAAATGATATACAGTTGGAGTTCGTTAATAAATTGATATCGAATAGTGAGTGCCCGTAA
- a CDS encoding NAD(P)-dependent oxidoreductase — MKFGIIKERKNPPDKRVVLSPNDCVKALDLFPGISLVVESSDIRVFPDSDYRNSGIEVTEDVSDCDVLLGVKEVPVDALIPDKKYFFFSHTIKKQPYNRKLLQSILDKNIELYDHEVITAPGGQRLVAFGRYAGIVGAYNGIRAYGLKFGLFELPGAEDLPDQQALIDVLKKTELPDIKILLTGKGRVGGGVKEMLNGMGLKEVNCEEYLTRTFSGPVYCQIDVLEYNKRKDGRTQGHKDFYEHPEEYESDFMRFARVTDLYMAGHFYGQGAPYLFTKDDAKSPDFNIRVVADISCDINGPVASTIRASTIAAPVYGYDPRTGKETDFREAHAIAVMAVDNLPCALPRDASEGFGDMFLTHVMPAFFNDDRDGILERARMTCNGRLTERYTYLQDYVTGEVIS, encoded by the coding sequence ATGAAGTTCGGAATCATTAAAGAAAGAAAAAATCCTCCTGATAAAAGAGTAGTACTTTCCCCAAATGACTGTGTAAAAGCTCTTGATCTTTTTCCGGGGATATCGCTGGTTGTGGAAAGTTCCGATATCCGGGTTTTTCCGGATTCGGATTATCGAAATTCAGGTATCGAAGTTACCGAAGATGTTTCGGACTGCGATGTGCTGCTTGGGGTCAAAGAAGTACCTGTTGACGCGCTGATTCCGGATAAAAAGTATTTTTTCTTTTCGCATACCATAAAAAAGCAGCCCTATAACCGGAAATTATTGCAGAGTATTCTGGATAAAAACATCGAGCTTTACGATCATGAAGTGATAACGGCTCCCGGCGGGCAGCGTCTTGTGGCTTTCGGGCGATATGCTGGTATTGTGGGGGCCTATAATGGTATTCGTGCTTACGGTTTGAAATTCGGTTTATTTGAATTGCCCGGGGCCGAGGACCTTCCGGATCAACAGGCACTCATTGATGTTCTGAAAAAAACGGAGTTACCGGATATCAAAATATTGCTTACCGGGAAGGGAAGAGTAGGAGGAGGAGTGAAAGAAATGCTCAATGGTATGGGACTGAAGGAAGTAAACTGCGAGGAATATCTGACTCGTACTTTTTCCGGGCCCGTTTATTGTCAGATAGACGTACTGGAGTATAATAAACGAAAGGATGGAAGAACCCAGGGGCATAAGGATTTTTATGAACATCCCGAAGAATACGAATCCGACTTCATGCGTTTTGCCCGTGTGACCGATTTGTATATGGCCGGACATTTCTACGGGCAGGGTGCTCCGTATTTATTTACGAAAGATGACGCAAAATCTCCGGATTTTAACATCAGGGTGGTTGCAGATATCAGTTGTGATATAAACGGTCCGGTGGCTTCAACCATAAGAGCTTCGACGATCGCAGCCCCGGTGTATGGTTATGATCCCCGAACCGGAAAGGAAACGGATTTCAGAGAAGCACATGCCATAGCTGTTATGGCAGTGGATAACCTGCCTTGTGCACTTCCCAGAGATGCGAGTGAGGGATTCGGCGATATGTTTTTAACACATGTTATGCCCGCCTTTTTTAATGACGACCGGGACGGTATACTGGAACGTGCCAGGATGACATGTAATGGCCGGTTAACGGAAAGGTATACCTATTTGCAGGACTATGTTACCGGCGAAGTTATAAGCTAA
- a CDS encoding endonuclease/exonuclease/phosphatase family protein — protein MQSPEIVAIVLSSLFIISTLAPFIKWDDWWIRVFDFPRLQLCIFGLVALVVCLTGFSFASPLSFIFTGLLLIGILYQAVKILPYTPFYRKEVIRFRGKEDHTNRISILVSNVLSPNRKARKLLHLIRRKKPNLVLTLESDTWWQQQLDTLEKDYPYTVKIPLDNLYGMHLYSNLELEDAQVIYLVKDDIPSIEAYVKLPSGKKIKIYCLHPMPPSPTEDDTSTDRDAELLLVGEKVKAREESVLVFGDLNDVAWSYTTILFRKISRLMDPRIGRGMFSTFHAHYFFLRWPLDHLFHSNDFMLNRIQRLPGIGSDHFPIYADLQYKPIAGMAQKEPEANGEDKQLAREKIARANPVNKKEKTKYTSKD, from the coding sequence ATGCAATCTCCGGAAATAGTGGCAATAGTATTGTCATCACTTTTTATCATTTCCACACTCGCCCCTTTCATAAAGTGGGATGACTGGTGGATAAGGGTTTTCGACTTTCCCCGCCTGCAACTTTGTATATTCGGTTTGGTGGCCCTTGTTGTATGCCTTACCGGGTTTTCTTTTGCTTCTCCCTTGTCTTTTATATTTACAGGGCTATTGCTTATCGGTATCCTTTATCAAGCAGTAAAAATACTTCCTTACACCCCATTTTACCGGAAAGAAGTTATCCGGTTCAGAGGAAAGGAAGACCACACCAACCGGATTTCCATATTGGTGAGCAATGTACTTAGCCCGAACAGGAAAGCCCGCAAACTTTTACATCTCATCCGCAGGAAAAAGCCCAACCTTGTACTTACCCTGGAGTCTGACACCTGGTGGCAGCAACAACTGGATACTTTGGAAAAGGATTACCCGTATACGGTTAAAATCCCATTGGACAATCTCTACGGAATGCACCTCTATTCCAACCTGGAACTGGAAGATGCACAGGTCATATACCTGGTAAAGGACGACATTCCATCCATTGAAGCTTATGTGAAGCTCCCTTCCGGAAAAAAAATAAAGATTTACTGCCTCCATCCCATGCCACCAAGCCCTACAGAAGACGACACTTCGACAGACCGGGATGCAGAACTTCTCCTTGTAGGTGAAAAAGTAAAGGCCAGAGAAGAATCTGTATTGGTTTTTGGCGACCTTAACGACGTAGCCTGGTCTTACACCACCATATTGTTCCGGAAGATCAGCAGATTAATGGATCCCCGTATAGGACGCGGTATGTTCAGTACTTTCCACGCACATTACTTCTTTCTCAGGTGGCCGCTGGATCATTTGTTCCATTCCAATGATTTTATGCTGAACCGTATACAGCGCCTTCCGGGTATAGGATCAGATCACTTTCCTATTTATGCCGACCTCCAATACAAGCCGATTGCAGGGATGGCACAAAAAGAACCCGAAGCCAATGGCGAAGACAAACAACTGGCCCGGGAAAAAATAGCCAGGGCAAACCCCGTAAATAAAAAGGAGAAAACCAAATATACATCAAAAGATTAG
- a CDS encoding YqaE/Pmp3 family membrane protein has product MSILRIILAILLPPLGVFFTVGIKGAFWLNILLTLLGFIPGIVHAIWVIAKHDK; this is encoded by the coding sequence ATGAGTATCCTGAGAATCATTCTGGCCATTCTACTTCCGCCACTCGGTGTGTTCTTTACTGTCGGTATCAAAGGAGCATTCTGGCTGAATATCCTTTTAACCCTGCTGGGGTTTATTCCGGGTATTGTCCATGCCATATGGGTTATTGCAAAACACGATAAATAA
- the kdsA gene encoding 3-deoxy-8-phosphooctulonate synthase: MKVEAIPQIKHTDSDNFFLLAGPCAIEGEEMALRIAEKVVAITDKLQIPYVFKGSFKKANRSRIDSFTGIGDEKALKILRKVSETFHVPTITDIHEVDDAFKAAEYVDVLQIPAFLVRQTDLVVAAANTGKTVNLKKGQFMSPESMKHAVQKVLDCNNEQVVITDRGTMFGYQDLIVDFRGIPTMRHYAPVVLDVTHSLQQPNQAGGVTGGRPDMIETIARAGVVNGVDGLFLETHFDPANAKSDGANMLHLDHLEKLLTNLTAIRKTVNQLA; this comes from the coding sequence ATGAAAGTAGAAGCAATTCCCCAGATCAAACACACCGATTCAGATAACTTTTTCCTCCTTGCGGGCCCCTGTGCCATCGAAGGAGAAGAAATGGCGCTGCGCATTGCCGAAAAGGTAGTGGCAATTACGGACAAATTACAAATCCCTTACGTTTTTAAAGGGAGCTTCAAAAAAGCCAATCGCAGCCGTATAGACAGTTTTACCGGTATCGGGGATGAAAAGGCCCTGAAAATACTCCGGAAAGTTTCAGAAACATTTCACGTTCCTACCATTACCGATATTCATGAAGTGGATGATGCTTTCAAAGCTGCGGAATATGTGGACGTGTTACAAATCCCGGCTTTCCTGGTACGGCAGACCGACCTCGTGGTGGCAGCGGCAAATACCGGAAAAACGGTAAACCTGAAAAAAGGGCAGTTCATGAGCCCGGAAAGCATGAAACATGCCGTTCAGAAAGTTCTGGATTGTAACAATGAACAAGTTGTAATCACAGACAGGGGTACCATGTTCGGTTACCAGGACCTTATTGTCGATTTCCGCGGCATTCCCACCATGCGGCATTATGCTCCCGTGGTACTGGACGTCACCCATTCACTCCAGCAACCCAACCAGGCCGGCGGTGTTACCGGGGGAAGACCTGACATGATAGAGACCATAGCCCGGGCAGGCGTGGTAAACGGAGTGGACGGCCTGTTCCTGGAAACCCACTTCGACCCGGCCAATGCCAAGAGTGACGGGGCCAACATGCTGCACCTCGATCACCTGGAAAAATTACTGACCAACCTGACCGCTATACGCAAAACAGTAAATCAGCTTGCATAA
- the rlmB gene encoding 23S rRNA (guanosine(2251)-2'-O)-methyltransferase RlmB, protein MQNNYQIFGIRAVIEAISAGKAVDKVFIQKGLKGTLFSELESLLRREKINTSYVPLEKLNRLGNKNHQGVIANISPVEFHTLDDLVLNTIESGEIPLFLLLDQLSDVRNFGAIIRTAECTGVHGIIIQSKGAAPVTADTVKTSAGAVFNVPICKVDHIKDAVFYLQASGIQVIAATEKTENTPYDLQLTTPTAIVMGAEDKGISPSVLKSADHRAKLPMYGNIGSLNVSVACGVFLYEAVRQRKNNL, encoded by the coding sequence ATGCAAAACAACTATCAGATTTTCGGCATACGGGCAGTGATAGAAGCCATATCAGCCGGAAAGGCCGTGGACAAGGTCTTTATTCAGAAAGGGCTTAAAGGAACGTTGTTCTCGGAACTGGAATCCCTGCTCCGCAGGGAAAAGATCAATACGTCTTACGTCCCCCTGGAAAAGCTGAACCGACTGGGCAATAAAAATCACCAGGGGGTCATAGCCAATATTTCTCCCGTAGAATTCCATACGCTCGATGATCTTGTTTTAAACACCATAGAATCAGGAGAAATACCATTGTTCCTCTTGCTGGACCAATTATCGGATGTAAGGAATTTCGGCGCCATTATCCGTACTGCCGAATGTACCGGTGTACACGGCATTATTATACAGAGTAAGGGCGCTGCACCTGTAACTGCCGATACGGTAAAAACCTCGGCAGGGGCCGTGTTCAACGTACCCATTTGCAAGGTAGACCACATCAAGGATGCCGTTTTCTACCTCCAGGCTTCCGGCATACAGGTTATTGCCGCCACTGAAAAAACGGAAAACACACCCTACGACCTTCAGCTCACCACCCCCACAGCCATTGTAATGGGAGCCGAAGACAAAGGGATTTCCCCTTCCGTATTGAAGTCTGCAGACCACAGGGCCAAACTGCCCATGTACGGGAATATCGGTTCGCTAAACGTTTCCGTAGCCTGTGGCGTTTTTTTGTACGAAGCGGTACGCCAGCGAAAAAATAACCTCTAA
- a CDS encoding SusD/RagB family nutrient-binding outer membrane lipoprotein: MKMWNHKIIYAIFSLGILFSCETTELDLAENPNQLPPGEASPDFYLNKVQEDFARLFDEESDEGLAIVASAVIRLSWMDTRQYLQAYSPSGFDIEWRTAYSSMLTDIYAMYPLAEEAELKKHVAMGKVFEAFTIVTLVDFFGEIPYSEALQGAENFNPAPDPGASVYQAALTLLDEAIILFQDEDYLADPEFDMYYNGNWENWEKLANSLKIKIYIQQRLVDDSAIDNINQIVSTGMYITDISEDFQFRWGRNIVNPDTRHPKYIDNYKSTGAESYMSNWLMNYMQSGKVGNAYSTFEKPDPRIRFYFYRQNPTTPGNGAPTNQQELTCSVEPAPQHYVDGGYTFCNLPNGYWGRDHGDDDGIPPDGNKRTTWGVYPAGGRFDDNTFEAVTISQGGGGAGITPIFLSSTVDFLLAEISYISGNTTEAKDHMLSGIAKSFTKVRSFGELDSSADLSLAGPESDDTAYMNEVGQLYDDATGNEKLNIIAKEFWVTLFGNGIDAYNFYRRTGAPLDLQPNLEPNPGGFIRSFLYPAAYANNNSNISQKPNVTTRVFWDNNPEEGFPIAN; this comes from the coding sequence ATGAAAATGTGGAATCACAAAATTATATATGCGATCTTTTCACTCGGAATCCTGTTTTCCTGTGAAACGACCGAACTGGACCTTGCAGAAAATCCCAACCAGTTACCTCCCGGAGAAGCTTCTCCCGATTTCTACCTGAATAAGGTGCAGGAGGACTTCGCAAGGCTTTTCGACGAAGAAAGCGATGAAGGACTCGCTATCGTGGCATCGGCAGTTATCCGGCTCAGCTGGATGGACACCAGGCAATACCTGCAGGCCTACAGCCCCTCCGGATTCGACATTGAATGGAGAACAGCCTATTCTTCCATGCTGACCGATATCTATGCCATGTATCCGCTGGCGGAAGAAGCGGAATTAAAAAAGCATGTTGCCATGGGAAAAGTATTTGAAGCCTTTACCATAGTAACCCTGGTAGATTTCTTCGGAGAAATCCCATACAGCGAAGCCCTGCAAGGCGCGGAAAACTTTAACCCCGCACCGGACCCCGGCGCTTCCGTTTACCAGGCTGCCCTCACACTTCTGGACGAGGCCATTATCCTCTTTCAGGACGAAGATTACCTTGCAGACCCCGAATTTGACATGTATTACAACGGGAACTGGGAAAACTGGGAAAAACTGGCCAATTCACTCAAAATCAAAATATACATACAGCAACGCCTCGTGGATGACAGCGCTATTGACAATATCAACCAGATTGTCAGTACCGGCATGTACATTACGGACATTTCGGAAGATTTTCAGTTCCGATGGGGCCGGAATATTGTTAACCCGGATACCAGACATCCCAAATACATTGACAACTACAAATCCACCGGAGCAGAAAGCTATATGTCCAACTGGCTGATGAACTACATGCAGTCCGGCAAAGTGGGCAATGCATATTCCACATTCGAAAAACCAGACCCCAGGATACGTTTCTATTTTTACCGCCAAAACCCTACTACGCCCGGAAACGGAGCCCCCACCAATCAACAGGAACTCACCTGTAGTGTGGAACCCGCCCCACAGCATTATGTGGACGGCGGATACACCTTCTGTAATCTCCCCAACGGGTACTGGGGAAGGGATCACGGAGACGACGATGGTATTCCACCCGATGGCAATAAACGAACCACCTGGGGCGTATATCCCGCCGGCGGAAGATTCGACGACAACACTTTCGAAGCTGTTACTATCAGCCAGGGAGGCGGAGGTGCCGGTATCACCCCCATTTTCCTGAGTTCTACAGTAGATTTCCTGCTGGCCGAGATCAGTTATATATCCGGCAATACGACAGAGGCCAAAGATCATATGCTTTCCGGAATTGCCAAGTCCTTCACCAAGGTGAGAAGTTTCGGGGAACTCGACAGCAGCGCAGATCTCTCCCTTGCAGGTCCCGAATCTGATGACACTGCATACATGAACGAAGTGGGCCAGCTTTATGACGATGCTACCGGAAATGAAAAACTGAACATTATAGCCAAGGAATTCTGGGTAACGCTGTTCGGCAACGGTATTGATGCTTATAATTTTTACCGGAGAACAGGTGCCCCGCTCGACCTCCAGCCCAACCTGGAACCCAACCCGGGCGGATTTATACGATCGTTCCTGTATCCGGCCGCTTATGCCAATAACAATTCGAATATCAGCCAGAAACCCAATGTTACCACCAGGGTATTCTGGGATAACAATCCCGAAGAAGGTTTTCCAATTGCCAATTAA